One Coccinella septempunctata chromosome 8, icCocSept1.1, whole genome shotgun sequence genomic window carries:
- the LOC123318201 gene encoding uncharacterized protein LOC123318201 isoform X2 codes for MLHPISVIHNLAFLQCVQSIIDDNSLDTNIVLFMEDHYEFNIPVITTGLDDFKKSILFKSLDKRLLTTTRQIFYSAREDMSSKNMRHFTELKKDTVFVNVSSGQIKVGEFRKFEVQTKLLGSCSNERQLRRSISSWLRNRKRWRYKTISVCYTYDPPFTMNHLWDSRKGMVLDIHEMIHEKMGIRTVFKRVALMEKRKKKRTEKRLQGWMKSRFCDYFLQGTMGRFLNVYDFTTPSFTDNLFWYAPTAEQIPKWKYIYQILSKTVWYSWISTIFALLLFWCFTNVLLVKTREKTGFFQKLWALYKLAVEQDVLLKPRNVTETIVVLCLILESLVMNVAYKCKFIEFLSEDNYENQLNSLEDVMRHDLKIGFLPMLIDLFTQDEKMTAYLKTHAVPCDFGFTCIDRTANAKDMVVLRAKTKLLYLAKRYTDEDGRFKLKRIGAVVSGMTFNSIFRRGHPLYPMVESVLLDLLAHGFVQKVTKDYARIAEIAEETRPHQALTMTHLRLSFAILVCGWIWSGLLFVYEVVDADFVLRCSDWVVSGFCRMRFMFWYRKK; via the exons ATGTTGCACCCAATCTCTGTGATTCATAATTTGGCATTCCTTCAATGCGTTCAATCGATAATTGACGATAATAGTCTGGATACGAATATAGTTTTGTTCATGGAAGATCATTACGAGTTCAATATTCCTGTTATAACGACAG GTCTGGACGACTTCAAGAAGTCCATCTTGTTCAAATCGCTCGACAAACGCCTCCTGACCACCACCAGGCAGATATTCTATTCAGCGCGCGAGGACATGTCCTCGAAGAACATGAGACACTTCACCGAACTCAAGAAGGACACCGTATTCGTCAACGTGTCCTCCGGCCAGATCAAGGTCGGAGAATTCAGGAAGTTCGAGGTGCAAACCAAACTCCTCGGCAGCTGTTCCAACGAGAGACAGCTGCGTAGATCCATATCCAGTTGGCTGAGGAACAGGAAGAGGTGGAGATACAAGACGATCTCCGTCTGTTACACGTACGACCCGCCGTTCACCATGAACCATCTGTGGGACAGTCGGAAGGGTATGGTTCTGGACATACACGAGATGATCCACGAGAAGATGGGGATCAGGACGGTCTTCAAGAGAGTGGCTCTGATGgagaagaggaagaagaagaggaCGGAGAAGAGATTGCAGGGCTGGATGAAGAGCAGGTTCTGCGATTATTTCCTGCAGGGTACCATGGGACGTTTCTTGAACGTGTACGATTTCACCACCCCCAGCTTCACCGATAACCTGTTTTGGTACGCCCCAACAGCCGAACAGATACCCAAATGGAAGTATATTTATCAGATACTCTCGAAAACGGTCTGGTACTCTTGGATCTCTACCATTTTCGCCCTGTTGTTGTTTTGGTGCTTCACCAACGTGCTACTCGTGAAAACCCGCGAAAAAACTGGGTTTTTCCAGAAGTTATGGGCATTGTACAAGCTGGCGGTGGAACAGGATGTTCTCCTGAAACCCAGGAACGTCACAGAGACCATCGTGGTGTTATGCTTGATCCTGGAGAGCTTGGTGATGAACGTCGCGTATAAATGTAAGTTCATCGAGTTCCTCTCGGAGGATAACTACGAGAACCAGTTGAACTCCTTGGAGGACGTGATGAGACACGATTTAAAGATCGGTTTCCTACCGATGCTGATCGATCTGTTCACTCAAGACGAGAAGATGACGGCGTACCTGAAAACCCACGCGGTACCCTGCGACTTCGGCTTCACCTGCATAGACAGGACGGCCAACGCGAAAGACATGGTGGTACTGAGGGCCAAAACCAAGCTGTTGTACCTGGCGAAGAGGTACACCGACGAAGACGGCAGGTTCAAGCTGAAGAGGATCGGCGCCGTGGTGAGCGGCATGACGTTCAATTCGATCTTCAGGAGGGGGCATCCGCTGTACCCCATGGTGGAGAGCGTGCTGTTGGATCTGCTGGCGCACGGTTTCGTACAGAAGGTGACCAAGGATTACGCGAGGATCGCCGAGATAGCGGAGGAGACGCGGCCGCACCAGGCCCTGACCATGACGCATCTGCGACTGTCGTTCGCGATCCTGGTGTGCGGTTGGATCTGGTCTGGGTTGTTGTTTGTTTACGAGGTTGTGGACGCTGATTTTGTTTTGAGGTGCTCCGATTGGGTCGTGTCGGGGTTCTGTCGGATGAGATTTATGTTTTGGTATCGTAAAAAGTGA
- the LOC123318208 gene encoding uncharacterized protein LOC123318208, which translates to MGTKHTKPCKYNNFSSTSLHVQTLHIQVRICSYTFRVNNKILGPMFHERFPFCGHAYEIPVLRALTFMTIAGLIVNILMTVVFFYMHWNFRLLIKNSFMLIIACFTMIMVLEALITSEIHFEVNVLREKMFPLSEAGPETLQRIKKDISFLRYSRIFVVVFLFISAMFCTPISGDIREFFCIVYLVEDIENAFWYPYLKYILFVLKIIFVLSFSNPLYMMLCVIGDNFYGLMILREKVNSIEQIFGRKEIWYRDQAYQKYVRMTLIRCIQQHRIILA; encoded by the exons ATGGGCACCAAACATACCAAACCCTGTAAATATAACAACTTTTCGTCAACATCACTTCACGTACAAACACTCCATATTCAAGTACGTATTTGTTCTTATACCTTTcgagtaaataataaaattttaggCCCAATGTTTCACGAGAGGTTTCCTTTTTGTGGACATGCATACGAAATTCCAGTTTTGAGAGCCTTAACATTTATGACAATAGCTGGATTGATTGTGAACATCCTTATGACCGTAGTTTTCTTCTATATGCACTGGAACTTTCGTCTCTTGATCAAAAACTCATTCATGCTCATAATTGCCTGTTTC ACGATGATTATGGTATTGGAGGCCCTAATAACATCGGAAATCCACTTCGAAGTGAATGTATTAAgagaaaaaatgtttcctcttaGCGAAGCAGGACCTGAAACTCTTCAACGGATCAAAAAGGACATAAGTTTCCTCAGATACTCCAGAATATTCGTCGTGGTATTTCTATTCATCAGTGCCATGTTCTGTACGCCGATCTCTGGAGACATAAGGGAGTTTTTCTGCATAGTTTATCTGGTGGAGGATATCGAGAACGCCTTCTGGTACCCTTATCTCAAGTACATCCTTTTCGTGCTGAAAATTATTTTCGTCCTTTCCTTTTCGAATCCCCTGTACATGATGCTCTGCGTGATCGGTGATAACTTTTACGGATTGATGATTCTAAGGGAGAAGGTCAACTCTATCGAGCAAATATTCGGTAGGAAGGAAATATGGTACAGAGATCAGGCGTACCAGAAATATGTTAGGATGACGTTGATAAGATGCATTCAGCAACATCGAATTATATTGGCGTAA
- the LOC123318201 gene encoding uncharacterized protein LOC123318201 isoform X1, giving the protein MERNKTTKMLHPISVIHNLAFLQCVQSIIDDNSLDTNIVLFMEDHYEFNIPVITTGLDDFKKSILFKSLDKRLLTTTRQIFYSAREDMSSKNMRHFTELKKDTVFVNVSSGQIKVGEFRKFEVQTKLLGSCSNERQLRRSISSWLRNRKRWRYKTISVCYTYDPPFTMNHLWDSRKGMVLDIHEMIHEKMGIRTVFKRVALMEKRKKKRTEKRLQGWMKSRFCDYFLQGTMGRFLNVYDFTTPSFTDNLFWYAPTAEQIPKWKYIYQILSKTVWYSWISTIFALLLFWCFTNVLLVKTREKTGFFQKLWALYKLAVEQDVLLKPRNVTETIVVLCLILESLVMNVAYKCKFIEFLSEDNYENQLNSLEDVMRHDLKIGFLPMLIDLFTQDEKMTAYLKTHAVPCDFGFTCIDRTANAKDMVVLRAKTKLLYLAKRYTDEDGRFKLKRIGAVVSGMTFNSIFRRGHPLYPMVESVLLDLLAHGFVQKVTKDYARIAEIAEETRPHQALTMTHLRLSFAILVCGWIWSGLLFVYEVVDADFVLRCSDWVVSGFCRMRFMFWYRKK; this is encoded by the exons ATGGAACGAA ATAAGACTACGAAAATGTTGCACCCAATCTCTGTGATTCATAATTTGGCATTCCTTCAATGCGTTCAATCGATAATTGACGATAATAGTCTGGATACGAATATAGTTTTGTTCATGGAAGATCATTACGAGTTCAATATTCCTGTTATAACGACAG GTCTGGACGACTTCAAGAAGTCCATCTTGTTCAAATCGCTCGACAAACGCCTCCTGACCACCACCAGGCAGATATTCTATTCAGCGCGCGAGGACATGTCCTCGAAGAACATGAGACACTTCACCGAACTCAAGAAGGACACCGTATTCGTCAACGTGTCCTCCGGCCAGATCAAGGTCGGAGAATTCAGGAAGTTCGAGGTGCAAACCAAACTCCTCGGCAGCTGTTCCAACGAGAGACAGCTGCGTAGATCCATATCCAGTTGGCTGAGGAACAGGAAGAGGTGGAGATACAAGACGATCTCCGTCTGTTACACGTACGACCCGCCGTTCACCATGAACCATCTGTGGGACAGTCGGAAGGGTATGGTTCTGGACATACACGAGATGATCCACGAGAAGATGGGGATCAGGACGGTCTTCAAGAGAGTGGCTCTGATGgagaagaggaagaagaagaggaCGGAGAAGAGATTGCAGGGCTGGATGAAGAGCAGGTTCTGCGATTATTTCCTGCAGGGTACCATGGGACGTTTCTTGAACGTGTACGATTTCACCACCCCCAGCTTCACCGATAACCTGTTTTGGTACGCCCCAACAGCCGAACAGATACCCAAATGGAAGTATATTTATCAGATACTCTCGAAAACGGTCTGGTACTCTTGGATCTCTACCATTTTCGCCCTGTTGTTGTTTTGGTGCTTCACCAACGTGCTACTCGTGAAAACCCGCGAAAAAACTGGGTTTTTCCAGAAGTTATGGGCATTGTACAAGCTGGCGGTGGAACAGGATGTTCTCCTGAAACCCAGGAACGTCACAGAGACCATCGTGGTGTTATGCTTGATCCTGGAGAGCTTGGTGATGAACGTCGCGTATAAATGTAAGTTCATCGAGTTCCTCTCGGAGGATAACTACGAGAACCAGTTGAACTCCTTGGAGGACGTGATGAGACACGATTTAAAGATCGGTTTCCTACCGATGCTGATCGATCTGTTCACTCAAGACGAGAAGATGACGGCGTACCTGAAAACCCACGCGGTACCCTGCGACTTCGGCTTCACCTGCATAGACAGGACGGCCAACGCGAAAGACATGGTGGTACTGAGGGCCAAAACCAAGCTGTTGTACCTGGCGAAGAGGTACACCGACGAAGACGGCAGGTTCAAGCTGAAGAGGATCGGCGCCGTGGTGAGCGGCATGACGTTCAATTCGATCTTCAGGAGGGGGCATCCGCTGTACCCCATGGTGGAGAGCGTGCTGTTGGATCTGCTGGCGCACGGTTTCGTACAGAAGGTGACCAAGGATTACGCGAGGATCGCCGAGATAGCGGAGGAGACGCGGCCGCACCAGGCCCTGACCATGACGCATCTGCGACTGTCGTTCGCGATCCTGGTGTGCGGTTGGATCTGGTCTGGGTTGTTGTTTGTTTACGAGGTTGTGGACGCTGATTTTGTTTTGAGGTGCTCCGATTGGGTCGTGTCGGGGTTCTGTCGGATGAGATTTATGTTTTGGTATCGTAAAAAGTGA
- the LOC123318210 gene encoding uncharacterized protein LOC123318210, which produces MRITTLSQFGFHSRYHKMGSKICRRCLPTVFIVVVLLFTSFYFYVNMNISKEVMSKSLFIIALCIYFTYLFTCAAQNLIDESEQLYLDLCACPWFLWNKSNKSIYFMFLIHAKEPLTVRSFGLEYSYAVIVRLAKTTMSLLTALQELTS; this is translated from the exons ATGCGAATAACAACTTTATCTCAATTCGGATTTCATTCAAGGTACCACAAAATGGGTTCGAAGATATGTCGGAGGTGTTTACCCACAGTTTTCATTGTGGTAGTGCTTCTTTTCACATCTTTCTATTTCTATGTTAACATG AATATAAGCAAGGAAGTTATGAGTAAATCACTATTCATCATAGCGCTTTGCATATATTTCACTTATCTGTTCACCTGCGCAGCTCAGAATCTCATAGATGAG TCCGAGCAGCTTTATCTCGATTTGTGTGCCTGTCCTTGGTTCTTATGGAATAAATCGAATAAATCGATATACTTCATGTTCCTCATACATGCTAAAGAACCTCTCACTGTGCGATCCTTCGGCTTGGAATATAGTTATGCCGTCATAGTTCGG TTGGCTAAAACTACCATGTCTCTACTGACCGCTCTCCAGGAGCTAACCTCTTGA
- the LOC123318203 gene encoding alpha-amylase-like, with protein sequence MLSNFLLIFLLGFVTSQKNPHFLEDRSTIVHLFEWKWKDIAQECENFLAPHGYAGVQISPPNENLILSSRPWFERYQPLSYVLETRSGSEKELEEMSRRCNKVGVRIFADIIFNHMTGSDGIGTAGNRGEATNDNYPGVPYTREHFHDPCTITNYNDAYQVRNCELVGLRDLNQTEEYVRDKVVDFLNHLIDLGVAGFRIDAAKHMLPEDMGIIFGRLKDLNTDYGFAPGSRAFIYQEVAGFGGDAVPRELYTGIGTVLEFKYGNRLSNVFKKNDKMRFLDSWGPAWGLVDPGSDSVTFIDNHDSQRSDGSILNYKSSKPYKMAIAFMLAHPYNGTPRIISSFDFVDTNTPPPQDSNGNLISPGFNSDDTCTNGYICEHRWRQIYNMVEFRNVVRDTGINDWQTMADQQVAFCRGNKGFIVFNNEGNMDTQVHACVPPGEYCDVISGSLVDGRCTGKVIVVDQDCNTHITLYDSEEDGVIAIHQNSKRN encoded by the exons ATGTTATCAAATTTCTTGCTCATATTCCTACTTGGGTTTGTAACGTCCCAAAAAAACCCCCATTTTCTGGAAGATCGATCGACAATTGTCCATCTTTTCGAATGGAAATGGAAGGATATTGCCCAGGAGTGTGAAAATTTTCTAGCTCCTCATGGATACGCCGGCGTCCAG ATCTCACCTCCAAACGAAAATTTGATCCTAAGTTCTCGACCTTGGTTCGAACGATATCAACCTCTCAGTTACGTTCTGGAAACACGGTCCGGAAGTGAAAAGGAATTGGAGGAAATGTCCAGGAGATGCAACAAAGTAGGGGTCAG GATATTCGCAGATATCATCTTCAACCACATGACAGGAAGCGACGGTATTGGAACCGCTGGTAACAGAGGTGAAGCTACCAACGACAATTACCCTGGTGTACCATATACCAGAGAGCATTTCCACGATCCGTGTACCATCACAAACTACAACGATGCATATCAAGTGAGAAACTGCGAACTTGTCGGACTAAGAGATTTGAATCAG ACAGAAGAATACGTAAGGGACAAGGTGGTGGACTTCTTGAACCACTTGATAGACCTCGGCGTGGCAGGGTTCAGGATAGATGCAGCCAAGCACATGCTACCGGAGGACATGGGGATAATTTTTGGAAGATTGAAGGATCTCAACACGGATTATGGCTTCGCACCGGGCTCCAGAGCTTTTATTTATCAGGAAGTTGCTGGCTTTG GTGGCGACGCAGTACCAAGAGAACTATACACCGGCATCGGTACTGTCCTCGAGTTCAAATACGGCAACCGTCTCAGCAAcgttttcaagaaaaacgaCAAGATGAGGTTCTTGGACAGCTGGGGACCAGCGTGGGGCTTAGTAGATCCGGGCAGCGACTCTGTGACCTTCATAGACAACCACGACTCCCAGAGGAGCGACGGCAGCATCTTGAACTACAAGAGCTCGAAGCCCTACAAGATGGCGATCGCCTTCATGCTGGCCCACCCTTACAACGGTACCCCGAGGATCATCTCCAGCTTCGATTTCGTAGACACCAACACTCCACCGCCCCAGGACTCCAACGGCAACTTGATATCGCCGGGATTCAACAGCGACGACACCTGCACCAACGGGTACATCTGCGAGCACAGATGGCGCCAGATCTACAACATGGTCGAGTTCAGGAACGTGGTGAGAG ACACCGGCATAAACGACTGGCAAACAATGGCCGATCAACAGGTGGCCTTCTGCAGGGGCAACAAGGGATTCATCGTGTTCAATAACGAGGGTAACATGGATACGCAAGTTCATGCCTGCGTGCCGCCCGGAGAATACTGCGACGTCATATCCGGAAGTCTGGTAGACGGAAGGTGCACCGGTAAGGTGATCGTCGTGGATCAGGATTGCAACACCCACATCACCCTGTACGACAGCGAGGAGGACGGAGTCATAGCTATACATCAGAACTCGAAGAGGAATTAG
- the LOC123318200 gene encoding vesicular acetylcholine transporter, with product MASLNFNVPLTNMDFTELREAVWAKLQEPKSQRKLIMLIVCIALLLDNMLYMVIVPIIPDYLRYIGAYTDEPLPVLPGNATLPPGTPYKHDHHGQDSATGILFASKAIVQLLVNPFSGAAIDRIGYDIPMMIGLCIMFLSTATFACGRSYGLLFFARSLQGVGSAFADTAGMAMIADRFTEENERSKALGIALAFISFGCLVAPPFGGALYQFAGKEVPFLILACVSLIDGFMLLLVMKPIKEQLKMSQCTAAPSVPIWKLFMDPYIAVCSGALMMSNVALAFLEPTISLWMEDNLTTDNWKIGMIWLPAFFPHVAGVYVTVIMARKYPTYQWLMAACGLALEGICCLFIPFSTSYVFLMIPICGICFGVALIDTAILPTLGYLVDVRYVSIYGSIYAIADISYSLAYAVGPVIAGGVVEAIGFTALNLLIAFSNLLYAPVLMYLKDIYDFKPFENEANILMADPPNREYQTYSMQEQKPVGGEVLNHLEYRQQQQQQQEETSFDGGYQQVNDTSYQQYQTPYRENTYQQPPQAPTRTAGWSQPNEPAQPNPFRPQDTTSGRNPFRQGL from the coding sequence ATGGCGTCCCTCAACTTCAACGTGCCCCTGACCAACATGGACTTCACGGAGCTGCGCGAGGCGGTCTGGGCGAAGCTCCAAGAGCCCAAGTCCCAGCGGAAGCTGATCATGCTGATCGTATGCATAGCGCTGCTCCTGGACAATATGCTATACATGGTGATTGTGCCGATAATACCGGATTATTTGCGTTACATCGGCGCGTACACCGACGAACCCCTGCCCGTGCTGCCGGGAAACGCGACCCTTCCACCAGGTACACCCTACAAACACGACCACCACGGCCAAGATTCGGCTACCGGCATCCTATTCGCATCCAAGGCCATAGTGCAGCTGCTGGTCAATCCTTTTTCCGGGGCGGCGATCGATCGCATCGGCTACGACATACCGATGATGATAGGGCTGTGCATCATGTTCCTGTCGACGGCGACGTTCGCATGTGGCCGCAGCTACGGCCTCCTGTTCTTCGCTCGGAGCCTGCAGGGCGTCGGTTCGGCGTTCGCGGACACCGCAGGCATGGCCATGATCGCCGACAGGTTCACGGAGGAGAACGAGAGGTCCAAGGCGCTGGGCATCGCGCTCGCCTTCATCAGTTTCGGCTGTTTGGTGGCGCCGCCCTTCGGCGGCGCCCTCTATCAGTTCGCCGGCAAGGAGGTGCCCTTCCTCATACTGGCCTGCGTGTCCCTGATCGACGGTTTCATGCTGCTGCTGGTCATGAAGCCCATAAAAGAACAGCTGAAGATGTCGCAGTGCACCGCCGCCCCATCGGTGCCCATATGGAAGCTGTTCATGGATCCGTACATCGCGGTTTGTTCGGGGGCGTTGATGATGTCCAACGTCGCCCTGGCCTTCCTCGAGCCCACCATCTCCCTCTGGATGGAGGACAACCTCACCACCGACAACTGGAAGATCGGTATGATTTGGTTGCCGGCCTTCTTCCCTCACGTGGCCGGCGTCTACGTCACCGTCATCATGGCCAGGAAGTACCCGACTTACCAGTGGCTGATGGCGGCCTGCGGTTTGGCCCTGGAGGGCATCTGCTGCCTGTTCATCCCCTTCTCCACCTCCTACGTGTTTCTGATGATCCCCATTTGCGGCATATGTTTCGGCGTGGCTCTTATAGACACGGCCATACTTCCGACCCTCGGTTACCTGGTGGACGTACGTTATGTATCAATCTACGGAAGCATCTACGCCATAGCGGATATTTCGTATTCGCTTGCCTACGCAGTCGGGCCTGTCATAGCCGGTGGTGTGGTCGAGGCCATCGGTTTCACCGCCTTGAACTTGCTCATCGCGTTCTCGAATCTGCTCTACGCGCCCGTCCTGATGTACCTCAAGGACATCTACGACTTCAAGCCCTTCGAGAACGAGGCCAACATCCTGATGGCCGACCCTCCGAATCGCGAGTACCAGACGTACTCCATGCAGGAGCAGAAGCCGGTCGGCGGGGAGGTGTTGAACCATCTGGAATACCGccagcagcagcagcagcagcaaGAAGAGACTTCTTTCGACGGAGGTTACCAGCAGGTTAACGACACTAGTTACCAACAGTATCAAACGCCGTATCGTGAAAATACTTATCAGCAACCTCCTCAAGCCCCGACCAGGACTGCAGGTTGGTCCCAGCCCAACGAACCTGCCCAGCCCAACCCGTTCAGGCCTCAGGATACGACTTCAGGGAGGAATCCCTTCAGGCAAGGTCTTTAA
- the LOC123318205 gene encoding alpha-amylase-like: MNSLWLLTFFSISVLGQKNPNFVENHSTIVHLFEWKWKDIAKECEDFLGPHGYGGVQISPPNENLILDKRQWYERYQPVSYVLETRSGNERDFEDMTRRCNKAGVRIYVDAIINHMSGGDGVGTAGNRATKYNFSGVPYTDEHFHRPCPLNNFDDVNEVRSCELLGLKDLDQGQEYVRNKIVDFMNHLIDLGVAGFRIDAARHMHPDDLKIIFGRLKNLNPKYGFQKDARAFIYQEVSGQGEDRQEYTSFGAVLEFRYGKLLSKVFSKRDKARYLDSWGPKWSLLDPGLDAVTFIDNHDTQRSESDILTYKNPKPYKMAVAFMLAHPYGTGRVMSSYDFVDSETCPPHDADGNLVSPGFRQDGTCTNGYICEHRWRQIYNMAAFRNIVDGTEVKNWQTLADHQIAFCRGDKGFAAFNNEGDIDRKLHVCLPKGEYCDVISGSLVDGKCTGKVLSVDENGEAHVSLKENEEDGVLAIHLKSKID, encoded by the exons ATGAATTCATTATGGTTATTGACGTTTTTTTCGATATCAGTCCTGGGCCAAAAGAATCCAAATTTCGTGGAGAATCATTCGACCATCGTTCATTTGTTCGAGTGGAAATGGAAAGACATAGCTAAGGAATGTGAAGATTTTTTGGGACCACACGGTTATGGAGGAGTACAA ATTTCACCGCCAAACGAAAATCTGATACTGGATAAGAGACAGTGGTACGAAAGGTACCAGCCGGTCAGTTACGTGTTGGAAACGAGATCTGGAAACGAAAGAGACTTCGAAGACATGACGAGGAGATGTAACAAGGCTGGAGTCAG GATATACGTAGACGCCATTATCAACCATATGAGCGGAGGAGACGGCGTTGGAACAGCTGGCAACAGAGCaacgaaatataatttttccggAGTGCCCTATACTGACGAGCATTTTCACAGACCTTGCCCCTTGAATAACTTCGATGACGTGAACGAGGTCAGGTCTTGCGAACTGCTAGGACTCAAGGATCTGGATCAG GGCCAAGAATACGTCAGGAATAAGATAGTCGACTTCATGAATCACCTGATCGACCTCGGTGTCGCCGGATTCAGGATAGATGCTGCGAGGCACATGCATCCAGACGACCTGAAGATCATCTTTGGACGTCTTAAGAATCTGAATCCGAAATATGGCTTTCAAAAGGACGCGAGAGCTTTTATTTACCAGGAAGTTTCCGGACAAG GGGAGGATCGTCAGGAATACACCAGCTTCGGCGCCGTGCTAGAGTTCAGATACGGAAAACTCCTGAGCAAAGTCTTCAGCAAGAGAGACAAGGCGAGATACCTGGACAGCTGGGGGCCCAAATGGAGCCTCCTAGATCCCGGTCTCGACGCCGTCACCTTCATCGACAACCACGACACGCAGAGGTCCGAGAGCGACATCCTGACCTACAAGAACCCCAAGCCCTACAAGATGGCCGTCGCCTTCATGCTGGCCCATCCGTACGGCACTGGCAGGGTGATGTCCAGTTACGATTTCGTCGACAGCGAGACCTGCCCGCCGCACGACGCTGACGGCAATCTGGTTTCGCCCGGTTTCAGACAAGACGGAACTTGCACTAATGGTTACATCTGCGAACACAGGTGGCGCCAAATCTACAATATGGCTGCCTTCCGGAACATCGTAGACG ggaCTGAGGTGAAAAACTGGCAGACACTGGCCGATCATCAGATAGCCTTCTGTAGAGGAGACAAGGGATTCGCCGCTTTTAACAACGAGGGTGATATCGACCGGAAGCTACATGTCTGTCTTCCTAAAGGAGAGTATTGTGACGTGATATCTGGAAGTCTCGTAGACGGAAAGTGTACGGGAAAAGTACTCAGCGTGGACGAAAACGGGGAGGCACATGTATCGCTCAAGGAGAACGAGGAGGATGGAGTGTTGGCCATccatttgaaatcgaaaatagaTTGA
- the LOC123318204 gene encoding alpha-amylase-like translates to MLSNFLLIFLLGFVTSQKNPHFLEDRSTIVHLFEWKWKDIAQECENFLAPHGYAGVQISPPNENLILSSRPWFERYQPLSYVLETRSGSEKELEEMSRRCNKVGVRIFADIIFNHMTASDGIGTAGNRGEATNDNYPGVPYTREHFHDPCTTTDYNDAYQVRNCELDGLRDLNQTEEYVRDRVVDFLNHLIDLGVAGFRIDAAKHMLPEDMGIIFGRLKDLNTDYGFAPGSRAFIYQEVVGYGGEAISREQYTGIGTVLEFKYGNSLSNVFKKNDKMRFLDSWGPAWGLVDPGSDSVTFIDNHDSQRSDGSILNYKSSKPYKMAIAFMLAHPYNGTPRIISSYDFVDKNTPPPQDSNGNLISPGFNSDNTCTNGYICEHRWRQIYNMVEFRNVVRDTGINDWQTMADQQVAFCRGNKGFIVFNNEGNMDTQVHACVPPGEYCDVISGSLVDGRCTGKVIVVDQDCNTHITLYDSEEDGVIAIHQNSKRN, encoded by the exons ATGTTATCAAATTTCTTGCTCATATTCCTACTTGGGTTTGTAACCTCCCAAAAAAATCCCCATTTTCTGGAAGATCGATCGACAATCGTCCATCTTTTCGAATGGAAATGGAAGGATATTGCCCAGGAGTGTGAAAATTTTCTAGCTCCTCACGGATACGCCGGCGTCCAG ATCTCACCTCCAAACGAAAATTTGATCCTAAGTTCTCGACCTTGGTTCGAACGATACCAACCTCTCAGTTACGTTCTGGAAACACGGTCCGGAAGCGAAAAGGAATTGGAGGAAATGTCCAGGAGATGCAACAAAGTAGGGGTTAG GATATTCGCGGATATCATCTTCAACCACATGACAGCAAGCGACGGTATTGGAACCGCTGGTAACAGGGGTGAAGCTACCAACGACAACTACCCTGGTGTACCATATACTAGAGAGCATTTCCACGATCCGTGTACCACCACAGACTACAACGATGCATATCAAGTGAGAAACTGCGAACTGGACGGACTGAGAGATTTGAATCAG ACAGAAGAATACGTAAGGGACAGGGTGGTGGACTTCTTGAACCACTTGATAGACCTCGGCGTGGCAGGGTTCAGGATAGATGCAGCCAAGCACATGCTACCGGAGGACATGGGGATAATTTTTGGAAGATTGAAGGATCTCAACACGGATTATGGCTTCGCTCCTGGTTCCAGAGCTTTTATTTATCAGGAAGTTGTTGGATATG GTGGCGAAGCAATATCAAGGGAACAATACACCGGCATCGGTACTGTCCTCGAGTTCAAATACGGCAACAGTCTCAGCaatgttttcaagaaaaacgaCAAAATGAGGTTCTTGGACAGCTGGGGACCAGCGTGGGGCTTAGTAGATCCGGGCAGCGACTCTGTGACCTTCATCGACAACCACGACTCCCAGAGGAGCGACGGCAGCATCTTGAACTACAAGAGCTCGAAGCCCTACAAGATGGCGATCGCCTTCATGCTGGCCCACCCTTACAACGGCACCCCCAGGATCATCTCCAGCTACGATTTCGTCGACAAAAACACTCCCCCGCCCCAGGACTCCAACGGCAACTTGATATCGCCGGGATTCAACAGCGACAACACCTGCACCAACGGGTACATCTGCGAGCACAGATGGCGCCAGATCTACAACATGGTCGAGTTCAGGAACGTGGTGAGAG ACACCGGCATAAACGACTGGCAAACAATGGCCGATCAACAGGTGGCCTTCTGCAGGGGCAACAAGGGATTCATCGTGTTCAATAACGAGGGTAACATGGATACGCAAGTTCATGCCTGCGTGCCGCCCGGAGAATACTGCGACGTCATATCCGGAAGTCTGGTAGACGGAAGGTGCACCGGTAAGGTGATCGTCGTGGATCAGGACTGTAACACCCACATCACCCTGTACGACAGCGAGGAGGACGGCGTCATAGCTATACATCAGAACTCGAAGAGGAATTAG